The Prevotella melaninogenica ATCC 25845 genome includes a window with the following:
- a CDS encoding SusC/RagA family TonB-linked outer membrane protein, whose amino-acid sequence MKIFKESKQKHLYFSAAFALSLALAPTGVYAGTNTSTAVQAVQQNGNHKVTGRVVDSTGEPLIGATILVEGTTNGTVTDIDGNYTLNTTANAKLVFSYIGYAAQTIPVGGKGTIDVTLKEEANTMNEVVVTAMGIMRKEKSLTYATQQVKAEDLMKVQDPNAANSLEGKVAGITITPSAGGAGGASKIVLRGNRSILGNSSPLIVVDGVPMSNGIRGQQGMGAEGFGSTGTSEGSDPLSLINPDDIESINVLKGANAAALYGSRAANGVVMITTKRGREGKVDINVTSNITFDSPLLTPKIQKTYGAAYDKTTGALSLNNWGGKLADRADNDLVVRTPLDERWVGYPEEQIGTDASGNPIMARRHNVYLRNRAGNDVDNFFRTGVTTNNSISLSGGTDIARTYVSVANSHATGMMRNNSYNRNSISFRQTYNFFKRLHIDASMNYTESKTKNRPGGGTVGNPLYHLYTAPQNIDMDYYRDHYMNAEGKWLSNPGSYYKLNGSNFAWAAGQRTTLTGPQQEWAYLSHPNNNPYWLINSGNSQQKESRLFGTLQANVDIYDGLTFQARVNYSQIRFKNHATRFATTFLPASMEDYGRLWDSDEKTTEFYTDYLLSYNKTFGDYSVSATAGYVGHTIKGESKGTDAVATYYDRLMRKLPTMVNYFETSAGGYGVTSTSKSSNWDRSYLFTAQLGWKETVYFDASYRRDWYRPFRYFKELGKIDTDNYGYFGVGANAIVSQLVKLPDWFNFLKYRVSYSSVGNSIPNKAYGAMSRNLQTGALSGNKLLDFSPVPEETGSFETGIESLFLNNRLSFDFTFYNTIVRHLYMELGSLGGNTELLNSAKVRNTGFETTVGYDFKFGKDLRWRTSYNLSYNDNKILETGYDKDGTSRKYQQTVGEAKVIYQKGGAIGDIYAGDFMRDANGHIVLTAKGEPTFDKTGSNDRFLGNMNSKWQMGWTNTFNYKEFQLSFLINGRIGGKVLSLTESYLDYIGASERTEAARLSAERNNIVATNYGNVPGMELNDGSGRIVPIQSYYQALGASSNPSTYLYNGTNFRLRELSLGYTFRDLFGMNRNLTLSFIARNLFFIYKDAPTDPDVSLSTQNGLGAFESFNMPSSRSFGFSLKANF is encoded by the coding sequence ATGAAAATCTTTAAAGAATCAAAGCAGAAGCATCTGTACTTCTCGGCTGCCTTTGCTCTATCATTAGCATTGGCACCAACAGGTGTCTACGCGGGTACAAACACCAGCACTGCAGTACAGGCAGTACAGCAGAATGGTAATCACAAAGTGACCGGTCGTGTCGTTGACTCAACCGGCGAACCGCTCATTGGTGCTACTATCCTTGTTGAGGGTACCACTAATGGCACAGTAACGGATATTGATGGTAACTATACCCTCAATACCACTGCAAACGCGAAGCTCGTCTTCTCTTACATCGGTTATGCTGCACAGACCATCCCTGTTGGTGGTAAGGGTACGATCGACGTGACATTGAAGGAAGAGGCAAACACCATGAACGAGGTTGTTGTTACCGCCATGGGTATTATGCGTAAGGAAAAGTCTCTCACCTATGCAACGCAGCAGGTGAAGGCAGAGGACCTCATGAAGGTGCAGGATCCTAACGCTGCTAACTCACTCGAAGGTAAGGTAGCTGGTATCACTATTACGCCAAGTGCTGGTGGTGCTGGTGGTGCTTCAAAGATTGTTCTTCGTGGTAACCGTTCTATCCTCGGTAACAGTTCTCCACTCATCGTTGTTGACGGTGTACCAATGAGTAATGGTATTCGTGGTCAGCAGGGTATGGGCGCAGAGGGTTTCGGCTCAACTGGAACTTCCGAGGGATCTGACCCATTGTCATTGATCAACCCAGACGATATCGAGTCAATCAATGTCCTCAAGGGTGCTAACGCTGCTGCGCTTTACGGTTCACGTGCTGCCAATGGTGTTGTGATGATTACCACCAAGCGTGGTCGTGAGGGTAAGGTTGATATCAACGTAACCTCAAACATCACCTTCGACTCACCATTGTTGACACCAAAGATTCAGAAGACTTATGGTGCAGCTTATGACAAGACAACAGGTGCATTGTCATTGAACAACTGGGGCGGTAAGCTCGCAGACCGTGCAGACAACGACCTCGTGGTACGCACTCCATTAGACGAGCGTTGGGTAGGTTATCCAGAGGAGCAGATTGGTACAGACGCAAGTGGCAATCCAATCATGGCACGTCGTCATAATGTTTATCTCCGCAATCGTGCAGGTAACGATGTAGACAACTTCTTCCGTACGGGTGTTACAACAAATAACTCAATCTCACTTTCTGGTGGTACAGATATAGCACGTACCTATGTGTCAGTGGCAAACAGCCATGCAACAGGTATGATGCGTAACAACTCATACAACCGTAACTCTATTAGCTTCCGTCAGACTTATAACTTCTTCAAGCGTTTGCATATTGATGCATCGATGAACTATACTGAGTCAAAGACAAAGAATCGTCCTGGTGGTGGTACGGTGGGTAACCCTCTCTACCATCTCTATACCGCACCTCAGAACATTGATATGGATTACTATCGTGACCATTACATGAATGCTGAGGGTAAGTGGTTGTCAAATCCAGGTTCATATTACAAGCTCAATGGATCAAACTTCGCTTGGGCAGCTGGTCAGCGCACAACTCTGACTGGTCCACAGCAGGAGTGGGCATACCTCTCTCATCCTAACAACAACCCATATTGGTTGATCAATTCGGGTAACAGTCAGCAGAAGGAGAGCCGCCTCTTTGGTACCTTGCAAGCAAATGTTGACATCTATGATGGTTTGACTTTCCAAGCACGTGTCAACTATAGCCAGATTCGTTTCAAGAATCATGCAACTCGCTTTGCTACTACCTTCCTCCCTGCATCTATGGAAGACTACGGTCGTCTTTGGGATTCAGACGAGAAGACAACAGAGTTCTATACCGACTACCTCTTGTCATATAACAAGACCTTTGGTGACTACTCAGTATCAGCAACAGCAGGTTATGTAGGTCATACTATCAAGGGCGAGTCAAAGGGAACAGACGCCGTTGCAACTTACTACGACCGTCTTATGCGTAAGCTCCCAACAATGGTTAACTACTTCGAGACCAGCGCAGGTGGCTATGGCGTAACAAGCACTTCAAAGAGTTCAAACTGGGACCGCTCATACCTCTTCACAGCACAGTTAGGTTGGAAAGAAACCGTTTACTTCGATGCTTCTTATCGTCGCGACTGGTATCGTCCATTCCGTTACTTCAAGGAGTTGGGTAAGATTGATACCGATAACTACGGTTACTTCGGTGTTGGTGCCAATGCTATCGTAAGTCAGTTGGTGAAGTTGCCAGACTGGTTTAACTTCTTGAAATATCGTGTTTCTTACTCATCAGTAGGTAACTCTATCCCTAATAAGGCATACGGTGCGATGAGCCGTAACCTCCAGACAGGTGCATTGTCAGGTAACAAGTTGCTCGACTTCTCACCAGTACCAGAGGAGACAGGTTCATTCGAGACAGGTATCGAGTCATTGTTCTTGAACAATCGTTTAAGTTTTGACTTCACCTTCTATAACACCATCGTTCGTCACCTCTATATGGAGCTTGGCTCATTGGGTGGTAACACCGAGTTGCTGAACTCTGCAAAGGTACGTAACACAGGTTTCGAGACAACTGTTGGCTACGACTTCAAGTTCGGTAAGGACCTCCGTTGGCGTACCTCTTATAACCTCTCATACAACGACAACAAGATTCTTGAGACAGGTTATGATAAGGACGGAACATCACGTAAGTATCAGCAGACTGTAGGTGAGGCAAAGGTAATCTACCAGAAGGGTGGTGCTATTGGTGACATCTATGCAGGCGACTTCATGCGCGATGCAAATGGTCATATCGTATTGACAGCTAAGGGTGAGCCAACATTCGACAAGACAGGTTCAAACGACCGCTTCCTCGGTAACATGAACTCTAAGTGGCAGATGGGTTGGACCAATACCTTTAACTATAAGGAGTTCCAGCTTTCATTCCTCATCAACGGTCGTATCGGTGGTAAAGTTCTCTCATTGACAGAGTCTTATCTTGACTATATCGGTGCTTCAGAGCGTACAGAGGCAGCTCGTCTCAGCGCAGAGCGTAACAACATCGTTGCAACCAACTATGGTAACGTACCAGGTATGGAACTCAATGATGGTAGCGGTCGCATCGTTCCTATCCAGTCATATTATCAGGCATTGGGCGCATCAAGCAACCCATCAACCTATCTCTACAACGGAACAAACTTCCGTCTTCGTGAGCTTTCATTGGGTTACACCTTCCGTGACCTCTTTGGTATGAATCGTAACTTGACCCTCTCATTCATCGCTCGTAACCTGTTCTTCATCTATAAGGATGCACCAACAGACCCAGACGTATCTCTGTCTACACAGAATGGTCTCGGCGCATTTGAGAGCTTCAATATGCCATCTTCACGTTCATTCGGTTTCTCTTTGAAGGCTAACTTCTAA
- a CDS encoding Fic family protein, producing MAAIHLYDIVHDCPTNAAIVLFGINASFFLHGCYVQYVHFAGEDTGSEILNERQMRGSLCSILPKLESFVKDAIVTSRPMPVSMLREQIVFNYPELALRELLMNACMHRDYQSNMPIRIYQFSNRIEILNAGGLYGEARPENFPTVNDYRNPIIAEAMRGMKYVNMFNRGIQRVKNMLRENGNPDPIFNVGKVTAFEVTIQPSLSLNLVTDGEKVTKSVTKSAEVMNEVIALCQQPKSLTEIITHLGLKHRNNAKSRYIDPLIKGGFLEMTIPDKPNSRNQKYISVLS from the coding sequence TTGGCAGCAATCCATCTTTATGACATAGTTCATGACTGTCCTACGAATGCAGCCATTGTGCTTTTTGGGATAAATGCCTCTTTCTTTCTTCATGGCTGTTATGTTCAGTATGTGCATTTCGCAGGAGAAGATACAGGAAGCGAAATTCTTAACGAAAGGCAGATGCGGGGAAGTCTATGTTCGATACTACCTAAGTTGGAGAGTTTTGTAAAAGATGCTATTGTCACTTCACGTCCAATGCCTGTGAGTATGCTACGAGAACAGATTGTGTTTAACTACCCAGAACTCGCACTTAGAGAGCTACTGATGAATGCTTGTATGCATCGTGATTATCAATCAAATATGCCTATAAGAATTTATCAATTTAGCAATCGTATAGAGATTCTCAATGCTGGAGGCTTATATGGGGAGGCTCGTCCAGAAAACTTCCCTACGGTAAATGATTATCGTAATCCTATTATTGCAGAGGCTATGCGTGGTATGAAGTATGTTAATATGTTTAACCGTGGTATTCAGCGTGTTAAAAATATGCTAAGGGAGAATGGAAATCCAGACCCCATCTTCAATGTCGGTAAAGTAACTGCTTTCGAGGTGACAATACAGCCATCTTTGTCACTTAACTTAGTCACTGATGGAGAAAAAGTGACTAAGTCTGTGACTAAGTCGGCAGAGGTAATGAATGAGGTTATTGCCTTATGCCAACAGCCTAAAAGTCTTACTGAAATTATAACCCATTTGGGACTAAAACATCGTAACAATGCTAAAAGTCGCTATATTGACCCATTGATAAAAGGTGGATTTCTTGAGATGACAATACCTGATAAACCCAATAGTAGGAATCAGAAGTATATAAGTGTATTATCTTAG
- a CDS encoding discoidin domain-containing protein, with amino-acid sequence MKIKVFKSVLAASLVAATLASCQSEPEVGSTLYPTAEENYSAKAYLYTGTSDGNKLLLAGEKSASTVTLANDSAKFYVRLSSPAEKDVTVTLAATSDGVEANSSEEVMSTDAISLSKTSVTFAKGQQVSEPIVVKLVNGDALKNLAMLKNGVTSVVIKSVDGAETAKTNTKVLVTTNFTFNNINASGTLNADKQIALNEYQMSTTLSSSNAAKLNDGDNNTYVYSYTYYEPEFTMAFNSTKELIGVGILCNYTSYGYGVKKVAVATSLDGKTWTNMGTATAASTYDDDTPFPIVFNTPVTCKFVKLTILQSFDESENPRFLIGEIGAYEYLDWNL; translated from the coding sequence ATGAAAATAAAAGTATTCAAGTCAGTGCTGGCAGCCTCTTTGGTTGCTGCCACACTGGCATCTTGTCAGAGCGAGCCAGAAGTTGGTAGCACGCTCTACCCAACTGCAGAAGAGAACTACTCTGCAAAGGCTTACCTCTATACTGGTACCAGTGACGGCAACAAGTTGTTGCTCGCTGGTGAGAAGTCTGCATCAACTGTTACCTTGGCGAATGATAGTGCAAAGTTCTATGTTCGTCTCTCTTCTCCAGCAGAGAAGGATGTAACAGTAACATTGGCTGCTACATCTGATGGTGTTGAGGCAAATAGTAGCGAAGAGGTGATGAGCACTGACGCTATCAGCCTTAGCAAGACATCTGTAACCTTCGCTAAGGGCCAGCAGGTTTCTGAACCAATCGTCGTTAAGTTGGTGAATGGTGATGCCCTCAAGAACTTGGCTATGTTGAAGAACGGCGTTACATCTGTTGTTATCAAGAGTGTTGATGGAGCTGAAACAGCAAAGACAAACACGAAGGTATTGGTTACAACTAACTTCACCTTCAATAACATCAATGCATCTGGTACGCTCAATGCAGACAAGCAGATTGCCTTGAACGAATATCAGATGTCAACTACACTCAGCAGTTCTAATGCAGCAAAGTTGAATGATGGCGATAACAACACCTATGTGTATTCATATACCTATTATGAACCAGAGTTTACAATGGCATTCAATAGCACAAAGGAACTGATTGGTGTTGGTATCCTTTGCAACTACACAAGCTACGGATATGGTGTGAAGAAGGTGGCTGTAGCTACCAGCTTAGACGGTAAGACATGGACAAACATGGGTACTGCCACTGCAGCCTCAACCTATGATGATGATACTCCATTCCCAATTGTATTTAATACTCCAGTAACATGTAAGTTTGTTAAGCTGACAATCCTCCAGAGCTTTGACGAAAGTGAGAACCCACGTTTCTTGATTGGTGAGATTGGTGCTTACGAGTATCTTGATTGGAACTTATAA
- a CDS encoding BT_3987 domain-containing protein, translating into MKYNISKLFIGAVAMASLTLLASCENAEYSPLSNQAYIAQTNTNGNSSQNITIGTSAVTSSVNVRLSDLATQDYTFEVVSDTTALAEYNQRNETSYKPLPASLYSLSSNEVKIEKGKSVSSDVTLTINPLTQALKDSGQKYAVALRLKSKDGKYDVLNSGSSMVYILDQVVYQAVPIINATHNIHFAMRQTYDLSQWTVEMNVNISKLGKGLGELNNQTLFGAWGNDGGEIYTRFGDAPIEGNRLQIKTQGTQMNSKQLFNENQWYHLAFVCTGTKLYLYVNGALDNSMDLPGKATNLSNRINFGNTDYLKANVKVSELRFWTVARTQAQIANNMYACDAKSTGLEAYWKLNEGQGDTFKDATDHGNTGKCVAVPTWEQNVRIDGK; encoded by the coding sequence ATGAAATACAATATTTCTAAGCTTTTCATCGGAGCCGTAGCTATGGCTTCTCTGACACTGCTGGCTTCTTGTGAGAATGCTGAATATTCGCCTCTTTCTAATCAGGCGTATATCGCACAGACCAATACTAATGGTAACTCAAGTCAGAATATTACTATCGGTACGTCGGCTGTCACTTCTTCTGTGAACGTGCGTCTCTCTGACCTCGCGACACAGGACTACACCTTCGAGGTGGTAAGTGATACAACGGCACTCGCTGAATACAACCAGCGTAACGAGACTTCTTACAAGCCACTGCCTGCAAGTCTTTACTCACTCTCTTCTAACGAGGTGAAGATTGAGAAGGGTAAGTCGGTTTCTTCTGATGTGACACTGACGATCAACCCATTGACACAGGCACTGAAGGACAGCGGTCAGAAGTATGCTGTTGCCCTTCGTCTGAAGAGTAAAGATGGCAAGTATGACGTCCTGAACTCTGGTAGTTCAATGGTTTACATCCTCGATCAGGTTGTTTATCAGGCTGTGCCAATCATTAACGCTACACATAACATCCACTTCGCAATGCGTCAGACCTATGACCTTTCACAGTGGACTGTCGAGATGAACGTGAACATCAGCAAGCTCGGTAAGGGTCTTGGCGAACTTAACAACCAGACACTCTTCGGTGCATGGGGTAATGATGGTGGCGAGATTTATACTCGTTTCGGTGATGCTCCTATCGAGGGTAACCGTCTGCAGATTAAGACTCAGGGTACGCAGATGAACAGTAAGCAGCTCTTTAACGAGAACCAGTGGTATCACCTCGCATTCGTTTGTACAGGTACAAAGCTCTACCTCTATGTTAATGGTGCACTTGATAACTCTATGGACCTCCCTGGTAAGGCAACTAACCTCAGCAACCGAATCAACTTCGGTAACACTGATTATCTGAAGGCAAACGTGAAGGTGAGCGAGTTACGCTTCTGGACAGTGGCTCGTACACAGGCTCAGATTGCTAACAATATGTACGCTTGCGATGCTAAGAGCACTGGCTTGGAGGCATACTGGAAGCTCAACGAGGGTCAGGGCGATACCTTCAAGGATGCAACAGACCACGGCAACACCGGTAAGTGTGTAGCTGTTCCAACCTGGGAGCAGAACGTAAGAATCGATGGTAAATAA
- a CDS encoding glycoside hydrolase family 18: MKNLIKIFLLSACAATAFTACSDWTETEAKDGADLTHTNKSEAYYAQLRDYKKTDHSVAFGWFGNWTGTGVTHENSLAGLPDSTDFVSLWGNWKNPTEAMLKDLRFVQKTKGTKVLISCLVFDIGDQITPTNTDSTLTWKEWRHKFWGWGNDEASQIAATEKYANAICDTIAKYGYDGFDLDAEPSYAQPFQTDKELWQNAKVMEAFVKTMGKRIGPKSGTDKMFVIDGEPDAMAAQYGEYFNYFILQAYSSSGNSDLNSRFTAQATHFQQYLTPEQVANKLIVCENFENYAGKGGVSFRLDNGTTLPSLLGMAYWNPVYNGVTYRKGGVGTYHMEYEYTVSGQTGNYPFLRKAIQIMNPSIQ, from the coding sequence ATGAAGAATTTAATAAAGATATTCTTGCTTTCAGCCTGCGCTGCAACGGCTTTCACAGCCTGCAGCGACTGGACTGAGACAGAGGCAAAGGACGGAGCTGACCTTACTCACACAAATAAGTCTGAGGCTTACTATGCTCAACTTCGCGACTATAAGAAGACTGACCACTCTGTAGCTTTCGGTTGGTTCGGTAACTGGACGGGTACTGGTGTTACACATGAGAACTCTTTGGCAGGTCTTCCTGACAGTACAGACTTCGTTTCTCTTTGGGGAAACTGGAAGAATCCAACAGAGGCTATGCTGAAGGATCTCCGCTTTGTTCAGAAGACAAAGGGTACAAAGGTGCTCATCAGCTGTCTCGTATTTGACATTGGTGACCAGATTACTCCAACCAATACTGACTCTACCCTTACATGGAAAGAGTGGCGTCATAAGTTCTGGGGATGGGGCAACGATGAGGCTTCACAGATTGCAGCGACTGAGAAGTATGCAAATGCTATCTGCGACACTATCGCTAAGTATGGTTATGATGGTTTCGACCTCGATGCTGAACCTTCATATGCTCAGCCTTTCCAGACCGATAAGGAGCTTTGGCAGAACGCTAAGGTGATGGAGGCTTTCGTAAAGACAATGGGCAAGCGCATCGGTCCTAAGTCTGGTACTGATAAGATGTTCGTTATCGATGGTGAGCCTGACGCTATGGCTGCTCAGTATGGCGAATACTTCAATTACTTCATCCTTCAGGCTTATAGCTCTTCTGGTAACAGTGATCTGAACAGTCGCTTTACTGCTCAGGCTACTCACTTCCAGCAGTATCTCACACCAGAGCAGGTGGCTAATAAGCTCATCGTCTGCGAGAACTTTGAGAACTATGCTGGTAAGGGTGGTGTAAGCTTCCGCTTAGACAATGGTACAACCCTTCCTTCTCTCTTAGGTATGGCTTACTGGAACCCTGTTTACAATGGCGTAACCTATCGTAAGGGTGGTGTAGGAACCTATCACATGGAGTACGAGTATACAGTATCTGGACAGACAGGCAACTATCCTTTCTTGCGCAAGGCTATTCAGATTATGAATCCATCAATCCAATAA
- a CDS encoding RagB/SusD family nutrient uptake outer membrane protein, producing the protein MKKINIYKAVTACTFASVLLCSMSSCTDGFQEANRPGTGASLEDLSRDNYQTSSFLVQMENEAFPEQENAYQMNEDLIGNYLGRYMTYANNGFAEKNFARLNAPNGWVRYPFKDSMTKTVSAFKAIDNVTKGEGPVYAWALILRAQSFMRLTDMYGPLPIGADATDGNAYSSQEDVYKSIIADLNKATDVIKPLVASNPNVTIAEELDKVYQGKMAKWLKYANSLKLRIAIRIRYVEPTLAKQLGEQAVQDGVITSNDDNCAIAYTPNGQYKTSVEWGDSRACADLESFLTGYNDPRLTKFFTPVEGGIRSVIGCRAAAKIGNKTTAGKAYSAANIKIDSKGVWLTASEMAFCRAEGALAGWSNMGGSAKDLYEEGVKLSFEQWGAGSATAYLADNTSTEKNYVDPISEYGGDVSAVSNITIKWDDSATDEQKMERLITQKWIAMFPNGQEGWSEIRRTGYPKVFPLAQSTDYSIQVANRIPFDIDEATNNKANYIKAVQLLKGNDDYATKMWWQR; encoded by the coding sequence ATGAAAAAGATTAATATATATAAGGCGGTCACAGCTTGTACATTCGCAAGTGTGCTGCTATGCTCAATGTCGTCTTGTACAGATGGATTCCAAGAGGCAAACCGTCCAGGAACGGGTGCTTCTCTCGAAGACTTGTCGCGCGACAACTATCAAACCTCTTCTTTCCTCGTACAGATGGAGAACGAGGCTTTCCCTGAGCAGGAGAATGCTTACCAGATGAACGAAGACCTTATCGGTAACTACTTGGGTCGTTACATGACCTATGCTAACAATGGTTTCGCTGAGAAGAACTTTGCTCGTCTCAATGCTCCTAATGGTTGGGTACGCTATCCGTTCAAGGATTCTATGACAAAGACGGTATCTGCTTTCAAGGCAATTGACAATGTGACAAAGGGCGAAGGACCAGTTTATGCTTGGGCATTGATTCTCCGTGCACAGTCGTTCATGCGTCTTACAGATATGTACGGACCACTTCCTATCGGTGCTGATGCTACTGACGGTAATGCTTACTCTTCTCAAGAGGATGTTTATAAGAGCATTATCGCTGACCTCAACAAGGCTACAGACGTCATCAAACCATTGGTTGCTTCTAATCCTAATGTTACTATTGCTGAAGAGTTAGACAAGGTTTATCAGGGTAAGATGGCTAAATGGTTGAAGTATGCGAACTCTTTGAAGCTCCGTATTGCTATCCGCATCCGTTATGTTGAGCCAACATTGGCAAAGCAGTTGGGCGAACAGGCAGTACAGGACGGTGTCATCACAAGCAATGATGACAACTGCGCTATTGCTTATACACCAAACGGACAGTATAAGACATCTGTAGAGTGGGGTGATAGCCGTGCTTGTGCTGACCTTGAGAGCTTCCTCACAGGTTACAACGACCCACGTCTGACGAAGTTCTTTACCCCAGTAGAGGGCGGTATTCGTTCAGTAATCGGTTGTCGTGCCGCTGCGAAGATTGGTAATAAGACCACAGCAGGTAAGGCTTACTCAGCTGCAAACATCAAGATAGACAGCAAGGGCGTATGGCTCACAGCTTCTGAAATGGCTTTCTGTCGTGCAGAAGGAGCTTTGGCAGGCTGGAGTAATATGGGCGGAAGCGCTAAGGACCTCTATGAAGAAGGTGTGAAACTCTCCTTCGAGCAGTGGGGTGCAGGTTCTGCAACAGCCTACTTGGCTGATAACACATCAACCGAGAAGAATTATGTTGACCCAATCAGCGAGTACGGTGGAGATGTTAGTGCTGTCAGCAATATCACTATCAAGTGGGACGACTCAGCTACTGACGAGCAGAAGATGGAGCGTCTGATTACTCAGAAGTGGATTGCAATGTTCCCTAACGGACAGGAAGGCTGGAGCGAAATTCGTCGTACAGGCTATCCAAAGGTGTTCCCTCTGGCACAGTCAACAGACTATAGCATCCAGGTTGCTAACCGTATCCCATTTGATATTGATGAGGCTACCAATAACAAGGCAAACTATATTAAGGCTGTACAGCTGTTAAAGGGTAATGACGACTATGCAACCAAGATGTGGTGGCAGCGTTAA